The following coding sequences are from one Streptomyces sp. ITFR-21 window:
- a CDS encoding RapZ C-terminal domain-containing protein: MNDQHRSALAKLANLQRRADVLLVKTRTRAVYDELVTAKDTAAEYNLEGEYAEATRELAKFTEEPPKVTDEEVFAHHQFKAETLRGLIDELGAEGDVFREALAEAEAELADLTRGADVRLVSFGYLHHGDGLPEDLRPEIVLDLRRHFRDPHVHPELVQMNGLDLPVHRLVMGTDGIAELLDATAAAVRAFRSGPSAGPVTVAVGCAGGRHRSVAFATSLRSWLDKEMSVTVEHLDVQRDVIDRSTEPEAVPEQH; the protein is encoded by the coding sequence ATGAATGACCAGCACCGGAGCGCGCTCGCCAAGCTCGCCAACCTCCAGCGGCGGGCCGATGTCCTGCTCGTCAAGACCCGCACCCGGGCCGTGTACGACGAACTCGTGACGGCCAAGGACACCGCGGCCGAGTACAACCTCGAAGGCGAATACGCCGAGGCAACGCGCGAGCTGGCGAAGTTCACCGAGGAGCCGCCGAAGGTGACCGACGAGGAGGTATTCGCGCACCACCAGTTCAAGGCGGAGACCCTCCGCGGCCTCATCGACGAACTCGGGGCCGAGGGCGACGTGTTCCGGGAGGCCCTCGCCGAGGCCGAGGCCGAGCTCGCCGACCTCACCCGCGGCGCCGACGTCCGTCTCGTCTCCTTCGGATACCTCCACCACGGCGACGGCCTGCCGGAGGACCTCCGCCCCGAGATCGTCCTCGACCTGCGCCGGCACTTCCGCGACCCGCACGTACACCCCGAACTCGTCCAGATGAACGGCCTCGACCTGCCCGTGCACCGTCTCGTCATGGGCACCGACGGAATCGCCGAGCTGCTCGACGCCACGGCCGCCGCCGTCCGCGCCTTCCGGTCTGGCCCGTCCGCTGGCCCGGTCACCGTGGCGGTTGGATGCGCGGGCGGGCGCCACAGGTCGGTGGCATTCGCAACTTCCCTCCGATCGTGGCTGGACAAGGAGATGAGCGTCACCGTCGAGCACCTCGACGTGCAGCGGGACGTCATCGACCGGTCCACCGAGCCCGAGGCCGTTCCCGAGCAGCACTGA
- a CDS encoding helix-turn-helix domain-containing protein, whose protein sequence is MNTTAAAQCAGVTAATIRTWCRRGVIAATKTAGRWVIDAASLAHRITIGALKTRKATVSELPFVLTNEIRTPGPLLGVIGPADALRAAFESDTPITLGGKYTGQRVHLGHTPRDWAGRHLGGPRGLDYEMGTYPTHPDVQGACYLVDDTRLEGAPLLRRIIDDALARSAAADARADAADDAYLNDYYE, encoded by the coding sequence ATGAACACGACCGCAGCCGCCCAGTGCGCCGGCGTCACCGCTGCCACGATCCGCACCTGGTGCCGCCGTGGCGTCATCGCCGCCACCAAGACCGCCGGCCGGTGGGTCATCGACGCAGCCTCCCTCGCCCACCGCATCACCATCGGCGCCCTCAAAACCCGGAAGGCCACCGTGAGCGAGCTCCCCTTCGTCCTCACCAACGAAATCCGCACCCCCGGCCCCCTCCTCGGCGTCATCGGCCCCGCCGACGCGCTGCGGGCCGCTTTCGAGTCCGACACCCCGATCACCCTCGGCGGAAAATACACAGGCCAGCGCGTACACCTCGGCCACACCCCCCGCGACTGGGCCGGGCGCCACCTCGGCGGCCCCAGGGGCCTGGACTACGAGATGGGCACCTACCCGACACACCCCGACGTACAAGGCGCCTGCTACCTCGTCGACGACACCCGCCTGGAGGGCGCGCCGCTCCTGCGGCGCATCATCGACGACGCCCTCGCCCGGTCGGCAGCCGCTGACGCCCGTGCCGACGCGGCGGACGACGCCTACCTCAACGACTACTACGAGTAG
- a CDS encoding helix-turn-helix domain-containing protein produces the protein MNRPPGGLRLVAGEGELGRMVAGVWPVEIGAPVRPGGWTDVLALVGQSAAAAGGWADLVGQLVRSGAAGVVTAAPAADGLLSAALGRLPVLEARECSGAWLAQLVSDAREAEAGRVARAAAGEAERLRVLLGLVSGREDTVGVLRWLAGAVDGRAVLVVPDRRVPVVRGGLVLPEARIAAVAEGVSAAVAEVPAGEDWVVRLYGLGPRPPRDVLVVARRGGWPPGAVEPVAAAVRVLTGWAAQRRAAEADRAHLGAAVLEMLTAGQVEAARRAAGPLGLSPAVLAAREVRVRVLSTRTGRRDALVAELQHRLGERALVAPGSAGDRVVVLHPVPDPEGEEEGEGVGGVLCRVLDRDAGLCLGAGRPVPPEAVAAGRSEAERALSAAVDAPGRWATYTPVVDIASALPGAPAHRWARSVLAPLEEWPRERRVSFALTTRLALAYGPGEVARRLGVDRDTVGNRAWAVASAAGLDWSDPGDRIVLDVALRVRELRLRTLPYTGSLTFGDLLSTGPVAEWAVGLLGRLAGGDLLDVVLAWIGCGTDTVRTAARLGMDVKTVRARLHRAEELAQRTLITPSGRGAARDRPPAGVHDLVLAAYVTGRAPTVLTPRHLHH, from the coding sequence ATGAACCGCCCGCCGGGCGGGCTGCGGCTGGTCGCCGGTGAGGGCGAGCTGGGCCGGATGGTGGCGGGTGTGTGGCCGGTGGAGATCGGGGCCCCTGTTCGGCCTGGCGGGTGGACGGACGTGCTCGCGCTGGTCGGGCAGTCCGCGGCGGCGGCCGGTGGGTGGGCGGACCTGGTGGGGCAGCTGGTCCGCAGCGGGGCCGCGGGTGTGGTCACCGCGGCTCCGGCGGCGGACGGGCTGCTGTCCGCCGCGCTCGGCCGGCTGCCGGTCCTCGAAGCGCGGGAGTGCTCGGGGGCTTGGCTGGCTCAGCTGGTGTCGGACGCGCGGGAGGCCGAAGCGGGCAGAGTGGCGCGGGCCGCCGCGGGCGAGGCCGAGCGGCTGCGGGTGCTGCTGGGGCTGGTGTCCGGGCGGGAGGACACCGTGGGGGTGCTGCGGTGGCTGGCGGGGGCGGTGGACGGGCGGGCGGTCCTGGTTGTCCCGGACCGGCGGGTGCCGGTGGTCCGGGGCGGCCTGGTCCTGCCGGAGGCGCGGATCGCGGCCGTGGCGGAGGGGGTGTCCGCGGCCGTGGCGGAGGTGCCGGCCGGTGAGGACTGGGTGGTGCGGCTGTACGGGCTGGGGCCGCGGCCACCGCGCGACGTGCTGGTGGTGGCGCGGCGCGGCGGGTGGCCGCCGGGGGCGGTGGAGCCGGTGGCGGCGGCCGTCCGTGTGCTGACCGGGTGGGCCGCGCAGCGGCGCGCGGCCGAGGCCGACCGGGCGCACCTCGGCGCGGCGGTGCTGGAGATGCTGACGGCCGGTCAGGTGGAGGCCGCGCGTCGGGCGGCCGGGCCGCTGGGGCTGAGTCCGGCGGTGCTGGCGGCCCGGGAGGTGCGGGTGCGGGTGCTCAGCACGCGGACCGGCCGGCGGGATGCCCTGGTGGCCGAACTGCAGCACCGTCTGGGGGAGAGGGCACTGGTGGCCCCCGGATCCGCCGGGGACCGCGTCGTCGTGCTGCACCCGGTCCCCGACCCGGAGGGAGAGGAGGAGGGGGAGGGGGTGGGGGGTGTGCTGTGCCGGGTCCTGGACCGGGACGCGGGCCTGTGCCTGGGGGCGGGCCGGCCGGTGCCGCCGGAGGCGGTGGCCGCCGGGCGCTCCGAGGCGGAACGGGCCCTGAGCGCGGCGGTGGACGCGCCCGGCCGGTGGGCCACCTACACCCCGGTGGTCGACATCGCCTCCGCGCTGCCGGGCGCACCGGCGCACCGGTGGGCCCGGAGTGTGCTGGCGCCGCTGGAGGAGTGGCCGCGCGAGCGGCGCGTGTCCTTCGCGCTGACGACGCGGCTCGCGCTGGCCTACGGTCCGGGCGAGGTGGCCCGCCGGCTCGGCGTCGACCGGGACACGGTCGGCAACCGGGCGTGGGCGGTGGCGTCCGCGGCCGGGCTGGACTGGTCGGACCCCGGCGACCGGATCGTGCTTGATGTCGCGCTGCGGGTGCGGGAGCTGAGGCTGCGCACCCTCCCCTACACCGGGTCGCTGACCTTCGGGGACCTGCTGAGCACCGGCCCGGTCGCCGAATGGGCGGTCGGCCTGCTCGGCCGCCTGGCCGGCGGGGACCTGCTGGACGTGGTGCTGGCCTGGATCGGCTGCGGCACGGACACCGTGCGGACGGCCGCCCGCCTGGGGATGGACGTCAAGACGGTGCGGGCTCGCCTGCACCGGGCCGAGGAGCTCGCGCAGCGGACGCTGATCACCCCTTCCGGCCGGGGCGCCGCACGTGACCGCCCTCCCGCAGGTGTGCACGACCTGGTGCTGGCCGCCTACGTGACCGGGCGCGCGCCGACCGTGCTCACGCCCCGCCACCTGCACCACTGA